Genomic segment of Nitrosopumilaceae archaeon AB1(1):
GGGTAGAGTTTAGTGAAAGAATTATAGAAGTTGCATTATTACTAGTTATACTATTCACAGAAGCAGATGAATTAATTATAGCAAAGTCGCTAAGGAATGTAGTATTACCTACTGCAATATTTTCAGAAAATACAACAGTAATATAGCTACCAGATGTATCAGTATACGCGCTACTAAAACTAGGAGGATACAGAACTACATTATTTATTACATTAACAGCACTAATGAAGAAAGTATCGAAACCTAAAGTCATTATCAGAGGTACATTAGGTGTACTAGATTTACTATCAAAAATTAGACTAAGACTAGTAGTAGGAAGTATGGGCGGAGATACATCAATGGTGATAGTATTAATGGTAGCATTAGAAAAATTAATTATGTTATAGTTTGGAGGATCAAACATAAAAGATGAATTTAAATTATTTATATTCAGCTGAATCTGTGTATGTGAGAGTGTATAGATTGGTAGTAGGAGGCACAGATAAAGTTATCGTATCACCATCAATATTAGTATATGGAGCTTGTGCTTGTCCAAAAGCAGAACCTAGTGGAAAGAGCAAAGTGGCAGAGAGAACAACAATAGCAGTTAAAGATAGAATCATCATAGGCGAATGACAGTAATTATGCAATATTTATTAAAAATGAAAAAATGATTTATAACTGTTTGTCTAGTGATCAGGGCATACATTCAGATTCTCCTTGAGCAATCTAATAACATATCTTTGATATTCAGGTCACATCCCCTACAAGTCAAATAACACATCATCAATATACCAATACCCTCATTCATTTCTCATTAATCATTCATCCTCCGACTTGGACGAATAACCACATCTAGCAATTCACATTCGATAGGCACTGGTGTTTACACCATCGTATTCTAGAAATCAAACTAAATTAAGAGTATCTATCTCTAATTTACATTCAAACTGTTCTTGTGTGACATTCATGTAGGAATTAATAATTTATAAGATATGCCTCATTATCACATCGGAATCAATTGTATCTAAATACCATATTTTACAATACAGGTTTTGTATCGTGACATGTAACTGTTGTATCTGATATATATGTAATGATATGATTTCGATATCTCACAGTATATGAGCCCAACAACGATGAATATTGGAAATATTTTATATACAACATATCACAAACTGCTACTTGTTTACACATGCATAGAACTGTTTTGAGTAATGTGTAGAGTTGTAGTTATTTTATATATCATATACATCATGAAATTAAAATGCTTTGGGAAGTCTCCTTTGTGTTTCATAACAAAAAATCTAGTATCACACTTGGATCAAAATATTTGTATTTTGATCTACTCATAATAATATTTTCACTAATAAATAGCACATTGGAAACTTGAATACTTGATGTATGGAAATGTGACATGTAATTTCAGAAAAATCCAACATATCATTCAATGGTATAAGTGGGCTTCAAACTGATGTGATTTTAGTATTAATAATTCACAAATTTTCAACTATTAAATACTTTGTAAAATTTTAGTATATAACAAATTCATCAATGAGAGAGGTTTGTATTTTTCCTAAATCTAAAAATTCACATCTTGAAAGAGACACAGTAAGACAAGTATAATAAATTACAGTGAGATGTAAAGACAAGAAGGATGTCATTGCTCTATATGCTGTATAACGCCACTACCCAATATTCTACTAGTCTGAGATTCTGGTTTCAACACAATACAGATTGAATCAGATTCTAAAACAAGTGGTCTCTCAGTCTCAATTGTCACAGGGGATATAGAGATGAATCGTGCAAATCTTATCTGCAAACCAACACATACAAGACACATTTGATTTATACTAATCTCTTTGGTATAAAATGGGCTTTTTTTCAAATCAAGATGAAAAGTTTTTGTCACGTTTAGAGAACAAGAGGCTAAAATATCACCACGATTAATATCTGTAGATTTTATTCCCTTGAGAGATAATCCTACACGTGCAGGACATTGCGCCACTGTACAAGGATCATCATGCATCTGAATAGATTTTACCATTACTTTTTTACCAGATGGCAATAATACAAGGTTATCATATTGTTTTAATTGTCCTGTCATAACTTTACCAAGAACAACAGTTCCAACTCCTTTAACCTCAAAAGAGTGATCAATTATTATTTGTAGGTTTCTATTCGTGTCAGAAGAGACTTGTGGGAATGACATCATATGTGATTTCAAGTCATCTTGTTTCACTAATTCATATCGTTCTAAAACAGTTCCACGAATCATAGACAGTAATTTTGTTTCATCAACATCAAAACTATGACAAAGAATACCTTGTGTCATGTTTAAGGAGTCAAGTGCAATTATTTGCTCACCAGTAAAACGATTTAGTTTATTTACATAAAAAATGATATATTCAGACATATTTATGGCCTGAAGCAGAGGTTGAATTTTATCAGGAAATCCACTTGGAACAATCCATGTACGCAATACGTCAGAGTCTTTTTTATCATATAGCGTCAGATCAGTACTAGTACCTTTTTTACCAAATTGAGTTGCAATATCATGGTTAGACAACAAGGCAAAATTTATGGAATACATACAATAATGAATAGATTACAATTAATTTAAGCTATGGAAAAGACCAAAGAGTAGATATGTCACTAATAAATCTATGATTCTCAACATCAAGTTTTTTATGTACAAATCCATTTTCGTTTTTACCGCCAAACAATCCTAACGGTCTGCTAATTTGTCTAGTATTATGAGCATATTTTAAAACAGAATCATTAGAAGAGTAGTAATTAAGAATCCCACATTTAGTGGTATTTTTAATCATATCACCATATAATACAGATTGTGTGATATCAGCAGGTAGTGATGAACCAAATAGATATGCACGCTGGACGGCGCCACACACATTCATCCTTGAGAGATTTTCAAGTGTACTAGATATCACCAATGAACCTAGTGAATGTCCCAATAGACGAATCTTGACTGTTGGTGAATGGTTTTTGAAATTTATAATAAACTGTGCAAGATTTTTACCATTTTTTACAGCAATTTTTTGACCAATACAAAGGGCGTGTTTTTCATATTTTTTCAAGTGGGCCCCACGAGTATTAGAATCATAAGTAAATCCGACAATTGGATATGTGTATCCTAATTGTTTTAATCTTTTCTGCACTAGACTAAATTTTTCCCTAGCACTAGCACGATCGTTACGTAACCCATGAATTACCAC
This window contains:
- a CDS encoding EF-Tu/IF-2/RF-3 family GTPase, encoding MYSINFALLSNHDIATQFGKKGTSTDLTLYDKKDSDVLRTWIVPSGFPDKIQPLLQAINMSEYIIFYVNKLNRFTGEQIIALDSLNMTQGILCHSFDVDETKLLSMIRGTVLERYELVKQDDLKSHMMSFPQVSSDTNRNLQIIIDHSFEVKGVGTVVLGKVMTGQLKQYDNLVLLPSGKKVMVKSIQMHDDPCTVAQCPARVGLSLKGIKSTDINRGDILASCSLNVTKTFHLDLKKSPFYTKEISINQMCLVCVGLQIRFARFISISPVTIETERPLVLESDSICIVLKPESQTSRILGSGVIQHIEQ
- a CDS encoding DUF726 domain-containing protein translates to MIPTISTRGFYDLSSGVKLNKKSYNLSLKKQFTHLENVNEFCVVIHGLRNDRASAREKFSLVQKRLKQLGYTYPIVGFTYDSNTRGAHLKKYEKHALCIGQKIAVKNGKNLAQFIINFKNHSPTVKIRLLGHSLGSLVISSTLENLSRMNVCGAVQRAYLFGSSLPADITQSVLYGDMIKNTTKCGILNYYSSNDSVLKYAHNTRQISRPLGLFGGKNENGFVHKKLDVENHRFISDISTLWSFP